A single genomic interval of Microbulbifer variabilis harbors:
- a CDS encoding RHS repeat-associated core domain-containing protein, translating to MSRDWKAIFSIFTFVFFYFSFSGLALAGVISGTTNSSTGTVKLTYSKISPASKAEFRIYKSGSLYRTYSVSPSGGTKTYNLGTGTYRFDLWAGNECLQWGRNGHCYEPGFFFKRGSHTVKVSIAGPGAVTLPKTSKTGGFKVSWGKASKTPGKYILWERKNGGAWSDIYSGGGLSKTLAGRSTGKYEYRVQACFTACSSYVYSQAITVARTPTSVTVPSKSTNGSVAISWNAGSGASKYILQEKKNSGSWVEVYKGNLTKKTLTGRGTGIYSYRVAVIQGSLTSSYKTSSNVTVSRAPGVPKNLVVPGNDSNGVYKISWDSVSGASRYKVEQTGDATGSWSQTGLSKTFTKTKNGSYSYRVRACKTYNKVESCSGWTSKKTINLKLPNIALQSVSKSGKVTLVFNTDWPRAERCELKRDNVKVSSAKFSSGAIFSETLSASGTYSYRYSCQTCLLGSFPNCPEPDFAGYASVSATVVIVPNKATLSIKNNKSYNGNASLKSHSTGPISSVRWQKRKKGTVWPSDSSYSTAGAVDFTATGLTDGSWEFRSKNCNSSGCSVSWSATVGITVWNQPLPSAPVLDSIANSSNGSISLNWSDRSNEFVYQYKIYEGGKFLKTVSTSSTSPSKVTGTQLKRNDGVYKYHLVACNLRGCSGTGNSKSVIVAKKPGKPNSLNLSPLFSRTGSVDLNWGSSSGNLVRYEIFSGTATSVDGTVSWNNSTVIKHTNLDNLSKSFSLDGGFFAYKIRACNQVSSFSSCSATAVTEVVQVELSSPPVSVDTPPHKATALANTDPAVLASDRVGIVPGEFRVSESGAATYSLPIPVGPSSGSSVPSVSVSYSSSGGHGPLGVGWGISGLSAITACRKSFEEDGVNGSQFDRFCLDGLRLKLVSSGQYGGIGTQYRTSLDSFVRVKVVSTGVGSKKGFEVYRKDGSISYYGLTDDSQSTNAWYINKQADSVGNRIEYSYLKDSNVGEHLIEYIDYSGGSNDILVNRIEFNYDTNRSDKRYGYRFGQKSASTRRLTSIISTAESEEIRRYKFSYKKSGTGRLLLEEVEECVKSNCRKPTVFTYSKSDGAGLVKGLANPNIFHSGFEGGKYGDVNGDGLTDFVFIRYDGSHGKRYIRVALGTKQGSLAIQPGQMRIRSNEREEWHLLDYNNDGKDDLLHAPISDSSTYWEVNYSNGSGFSVTDTPTAITFQKGQLGKMHDFNADGLPDYIYFTGGNADHFRSQSPNLKIRELQRSSSGKLSFKNSEVVRSLSLPSSTPPGGRTGLYINRTNVNVRDKDIVADFNGDGIADLTAIVSTNWRCTEPSIDCYNDITSRTDYHFVVLMSNVNGGHSTVFSRQIFNSGGSTEHMVSDLNGDGLPDLLFRGSNKSAWSVYHFNGVKFITAKALPAIVDDNIQLYDWDMDGLVDILYPNANDKINNEYQYLYVLPNKSNGFGTGVKTGLILGVDKSDHSHYIMDVTGDGRPEIVEKCANRDEKENHCDDMRTRSGFFSGSGFTDKYVRILKPKHGNKPVDILESVENGFGVRTEIQYARLNDDSANIYNRKKGSFKLNYGRGSPVFDLYSPMYVVKKVISDAPAANDNNNTVEAHYHYAGARMQSGGRGFLGFESVTTYDPQNKVKITTRYRQDYPYIGMPSQTAKVIEPNASNIKTPASCSESSLKLISCSINTLKSVEPVSGKTVMPYISQAQDKSYSLDGHYLGKVVTTTNYTADVDIKYGNVSSVVVKNYDASNNLVQSKTTSNKYNNVVSSSRWHLARLSESSVTTQRQGSLAAPQIKRTVHFGYDGQTGLLTDEWVAKGSVEELHTRYEHDRFGNRIAATVTDALGQSRTSHTGYDSYGRFPTSKTNALSQTVEQYLGMDAFGQPSKVFDISGVATTYAYSQFGTRYFEHHETGSHSTTLSTFCADSGGCPTVAGIPAHFKVTTTGIDKTKTVMYHDRLGREIRKQTQDFHGKSVFVDTQYDVQSRVKKISDPYKSGSSPRWTSYSYDILGRTTKVDAPSGQCDSTITYNGLRETTKNCAQQTKVTQKNVLGELAQVTDNIGGKLKYEYFADGNLRHVRVLNSGGGETSVTSIEYDNLGRKKRLVDPDKGTWTYGYNGFGELAWQKDAKGQGTTMTYDALGRMVTRADYTSFNSSSQTGKLQNFSRWYYDQDPGCNSKYRFDGKLVAVAQASVVINGSCNTNMEDISFLKLMHYDIYGRLGETTTVLGVLDGEGDFYEKVTYDKYSRVKRSFDASNQQVARQQNYLYGMETVYNSYGYKVGVRDVKAPAGQGYYYRVKRMNLRGQVEEVLLGNGLTTTYEYHPQHYRLTSILTDINPGVGQVQNLHYDWNAIGNLLSKTDLSGDGSYSKDLQESFEYDGLNRLRYARLYSGGSEASVQEVRYNDAGNIRFKSGVGNYSYDSARPHAVTKAGSLSYEYDENGNMVRGSNNRIREYTVFDKPSLLTKDSHKTRLYYGPDRSRFKRVDDNGKGTVTTLQIGSVEKVIERSTSGAHIKSFYRRNIAGVAVERVQLNASDEIAGTSTQYLHKDLQGSLDVITDSKGQVAEDAAGNKLLYSFDAWGKRRNPLNWERIGSGPSNTVKTLNVGAFNHLSSNRGYTGHEMMDEVGLIHMNGRVYDPNLSRFLTADPIIDGITSVQGYNRYAYVHNNPLTYTDPSGYSSWNKWRDSVVKPVVAVVIAIYTGGQALAALNTAQGLTAAAAASAAQGMTANAFMYLTAANSAMASAVGWAAIGGAIAGGLNGGARGAFVGAFTSVASMGIGQAFQAGRSIGHTAANITSHALMGGVGATLGGGKFAHGFLSAGFNGIAKLGVSMIPGEGFSPLRVSAMAVVGGTISNTTGGKFVNGAVTGAIQQAFNGEFSRDNHRFWKVKLEKSLMVDGEIPKSCSWMAVCNATFLEDSLHVEPDGSIGPLSDGENTKLGVFACGISSCSSEAEIEVHFLRAMVTKFQIERKGVNPSLVLYGQNDVRISLNQTGVRYEPFVVTDFNYHKFNHFSGQLGLGDMLNELAND from the coding sequence GTGTCCAGGGATTGGAAGGCTATTTTTAGCATTTTTACATTTGTATTTTTTTACTTTTCTTTCTCTGGTCTTGCCTTGGCTGGAGTCATATCCGGAACAACCAATAGTTCCACGGGAACTGTCAAGCTTACTTACTCTAAGATTTCTCCTGCCTCAAAGGCTGAGTTTAGAATTTATAAGAGTGGTTCGCTCTATCGAACCTATAGCGTAAGTCCTAGCGGAGGAACAAAGACTTATAACTTAGGGACTGGAACTTATCGTTTTGATTTGTGGGCTGGGAATGAATGTCTACAATGGGGTCGCAATGGGCACTGCTATGAACCGGGTTTTTTCTTTAAAAGAGGTAGCCATACGGTCAAGGTAAGTATTGCTGGACCAGGCGCTGTTACTTTACCTAAAACTAGCAAAACTGGCGGGTTTAAGGTTAGTTGGGGTAAAGCATCAAAAACTCCAGGTAAGTACATATTGTGGGAGCGAAAGAACGGAGGAGCCTGGAGTGATATTTACTCCGGTGGGGGGCTTTCAAAGACATTGGCTGGTCGATCAACGGGTAAATATGAATATAGAGTGCAAGCATGCTTTACTGCGTGTAGCAGCTATGTGTACTCTCAGGCAATAACCGTTGCTAGAACACCGACCTCGGTTACTGTCCCCTCTAAAAGTACAAATGGGAGTGTTGCAATCTCATGGAATGCGGGTTCTGGTGCGTCAAAATATATACTGCAAGAGAAGAAAAACAGTGGCTCATGGGTCGAAGTATATAAGGGAAATCTCACTAAAAAGACGCTGACAGGTAGGGGAACCGGTATCTATAGCTATAGGGTTGCCGTGATTCAAGGGAGTTTGACAAGCTCGTATAAAACTTCATCAAATGTCACTGTTTCCCGGGCTCCAGGTGTTCCTAAGAATCTTGTTGTTCCCGGTAATGATTCTAACGGGGTTTACAAGATCAGCTGGGACTCGGTATCTGGCGCCTCTAGGTATAAAGTTGAACAGACGGGTGATGCTACAGGGAGCTGGAGCCAAACAGGATTAAGTAAAACATTCACTAAAACAAAAAACGGTAGTTATTCCTATCGTGTGAGGGCATGTAAAACATATAATAAGGTTGAGTCCTGTAGTGGATGGACAAGCAAAAAGACAATTAATCTAAAGTTGCCCAACATTGCATTGCAATCAGTATCCAAGTCTGGAAAGGTAACTTTAGTTTTTAACACTGATTGGCCAAGGGCCGAGCGCTGTGAGTTAAAGCGAGATAATGTCAAAGTTAGCAGTGCTAAATTCAGTTCTGGGGCAATATTCTCTGAGACTTTGAGTGCTAGTGGGACCTACAGCTATCGATATTCATGCCAAACGTGTTTATTAGGTAGCTTTCCTAACTGCCCGGAGCCTGATTTTGCCGGTTATGCATCAGTTTCAGCTACGGTAGTCATTGTTCCCAATAAGGCTACTCTCTCGATAAAAAATAATAAATCTTACAATGGTAATGCCAGTTTAAAATCCCATAGTACTGGGCCGATCAGCTCCGTACGTTGGCAGAAGCGAAAAAAAGGCACTGTTTGGCCCTCTGATAGCTCTTACAGCACAGCTGGAGCAGTAGATTTTACTGCTACAGGTTTAACAGATGGAAGCTGGGAGTTCCGTAGTAAAAACTGTAACTCTTCAGGTTGCAGCGTTAGTTGGAGCGCTACAGTAGGCATTACTGTTTGGAATCAGCCTCTTCCGTCTGCCCCCGTTTTGGACTCTATAGCCAATAGCTCTAACGGCAGTATAAGTTTGAATTGGAGTGATCGCTCCAATGAGTTTGTATATCAGTACAAAATTTATGAAGGAGGTAAATTTTTAAAAACTGTTTCTACTAGTTCCACTTCTCCATCCAAGGTTACAGGTACACAATTGAAGCGGAATGATGGTGTTTATAAATATCATCTTGTAGCTTGTAACTTGAGGGGGTGTTCGGGAACGGGTAACTCTAAGTCTGTTATTGTGGCTAAAAAACCGGGTAAGCCTAATAGTTTAAATTTATCTCCGCTTTTCTCCCGAACGGGAAGTGTTGACCTGAATTGGGGAAGTAGCAGTGGCAACTTGGTTCGTTATGAAATTTTTTCAGGTACAGCCACTTCCGTGGATGGAACTGTTTCTTGGAATAACTCTACAGTAATCAAACATACAAACCTGGATAATCTGTCTAAGTCTTTTAGTCTTGATGGTGGATTCTTTGCTTATAAAATCCGTGCCTGTAATCAGGTTTCCAGTTTTTCTAGTTGCTCTGCTACAGCAGTAACAGAAGTTGTGCAGGTAGAGCTTTCATCTCCTCCTGTTTCCGTAGATACACCACCACACAAGGCTACTGCCCTAGCGAATACTGATCCCGCAGTATTGGCCTCAGATCGTGTAGGTATTGTGCCTGGAGAGTTTCGTGTCAGTGAGTCTGGTGCGGCCACCTATAGCCTACCGATTCCAGTTGGTCCCTCATCGGGCAGTAGTGTGCCTAGCGTTAGTGTTAGCTATAGTAGTTCTGGGGGGCATGGTCCACTGGGTGTTGGTTGGGGCATTAGTGGGCTCTCAGCAATAACCGCTTGTCGAAAATCTTTTGAAGAAGATGGAGTGAATGGCAGCCAGTTTGATAGATTCTGTCTCGATGGCCTGCGCCTAAAGTTAGTCTCATCTGGCCAATACGGTGGTATTGGCACTCAATATAGAACATCCCTGGATTCTTTTGTCAGGGTCAAGGTGGTATCGACTGGCGTCGGTAGTAAAAAAGGCTTTGAGGTCTATCGTAAGGATGGGTCCATTTCTTACTATGGCCTAACAGATGATTCTCAGAGTACCAATGCCTGGTATATCAACAAGCAAGCAGACAGTGTCGGCAATCGAATTGAATACTCCTATCTTAAAGATAGTAATGTTGGCGAACACCTCATTGAGTACATTGATTATTCGGGTGGAAGTAATGATATTCTCGTTAACCGAATAGAGTTTAACTACGATACTAATCGTTCAGATAAACGCTATGGCTATCGTTTTGGACAAAAGTCCGCTTCGACGAGACGATTGACCTCAATCATCTCTACGGCAGAGTCCGAGGAAATACGGCGCTATAAGTTTTCCTATAAAAAGAGTGGGACAGGTCGATTATTGCTCGAAGAAGTAGAGGAATGTGTAAAGAGTAATTGTCGTAAACCAACGGTATTTACCTATTCAAAGTCTGATGGTGCTGGTCTAGTTAAAGGGCTTGCGAATCCCAATATTTTTCACTCTGGGTTTGAAGGTGGTAAATATGGCGATGTAAATGGTGATGGACTTACAGACTTTGTATTTATTCGCTACGACGGTAGTCATGGAAAACGCTATATTCGAGTTGCTTTAGGCACGAAGCAAGGGTCGCTTGCCATTCAGCCTGGGCAAATGCGAATTCGTTCCAATGAGCGTGAGGAATGGCACCTCTTAGACTACAACAACGATGGTAAAGATGATTTACTGCATGCGCCAATTTCCGACAGTTCTACATATTGGGAAGTCAATTACTCTAATGGATCTGGGTTTAGTGTAACTGATACTCCTACAGCAATTACTTTCCAAAAAGGTCAGTTGGGTAAAATGCATGATTTTAATGCAGATGGTTTGCCCGACTATATCTATTTTACTGGGGGTAACGCTGATCATTTCAGGAGTCAATCACCTAACCTTAAAATCAGGGAGCTGCAGCGCAGCAGCTCGGGCAAGTTATCATTCAAAAATAGTGAAGTAGTAAGAAGTTTGTCTCTTCCCAGTTCTACCCCGCCTGGGGGAAGAACTGGCTTATATATAAATCGAACTAATGTGAATGTGCGCGATAAAGATATCGTGGCTGATTTCAATGGTGACGGAATTGCAGACTTAACTGCGATTGTGTCAACTAACTGGCGTTGTACCGAGCCATCTATCGATTGTTATAATGATATTACTTCAAGGACCGATTATCATTTTGTTGTGTTGATGTCCAATGTTAATGGTGGGCATTCTACTGTTTTTTCAAGGCAAATATTTAATAGTGGTGGGTCCACTGAGCACATGGTGAGTGATCTCAATGGTGATGGCTTACCTGATTTACTCTTTAGGGGCAGCAATAAAAGTGCCTGGAGTGTTTATCACTTTAATGGGGTTAAATTTATAACCGCAAAAGCTCTACCAGCCATCGTAGATGACAATATTCAGTTATATGACTGGGATATGGATGGCCTGGTCGACATTCTTTACCCGAACGCTAACGATAAAATAAATAACGAATACCAGTATTTATATGTGCTCCCCAATAAATCAAATGGCTTTGGTACAGGAGTCAAGACTGGGTTAATACTTGGCGTAGATAAGAGTGACCACAGTCACTATATTATGGATGTGACTGGGGATGGTCGCCCTGAAATCGTTGAAAAATGCGCTAACCGTGATGAAAAAGAAAACCACTGTGATGATATGCGCACCCGCTCAGGGTTCTTTAGTGGTTCTGGTTTTACAGATAAGTATGTGCGTATCCTCAAACCTAAGCATGGTAATAAACCAGTTGATATTCTTGAATCTGTTGAGAATGGTTTCGGCGTTAGAACAGAAATTCAATATGCACGCCTAAATGACGACAGTGCTAATATTTATAATCGCAAGAAGGGCTCCTTCAAGCTAAATTATGGGCGCGGTTCACCCGTTTTTGACTTGTATTCACCGATGTACGTGGTGAAGAAAGTGATTTCTGATGCGCCGGCGGCGAATGACAATAACAATACTGTAGAGGCTCATTACCACTATGCAGGTGCGCGTATGCAGAGTGGTGGGCGCGGTTTCCTCGGTTTTGAGTCGGTTACTACTTATGACCCTCAAAACAAGGTGAAGATAACAACCCGGTATCGCCAAGACTACCCTTACATAGGGATGCCTTCACAAACGGCTAAGGTAATAGAGCCCAATGCCAGCAATATCAAAACTCCGGCTTCCTGTAGTGAATCCAGCCTTAAGCTGATTAGCTGTTCTATTAATACGCTTAAATCGGTTGAGCCGGTATCCGGTAAAACCGTAATGCCCTATATCAGCCAAGCGCAGGATAAGTCCTATAGCTTGGATGGACATTATCTGGGCAAGGTGGTGACTACCACTAATTACACGGCTGATGTTGATATCAAGTATGGCAATGTCAGCTCTGTGGTGGTTAAAAATTATGATGCTTCAAATAACCTTGTTCAGAGCAAAACCACAAGTAACAAATATAATAATGTGGTTAGCAGCAGCCGTTGGCATTTGGCGCGACTGAGTGAGAGTAGCGTCACTACTCAGAGGCAAGGTAGCTTGGCTGCACCACAGATCAAGCGCACTGTACATTTTGGTTATGACGGCCAGACCGGCCTTTTAACTGATGAATGGGTAGCCAAAGGTAGCGTAGAAGAATTGCACACCCGTTACGAACACGATCGCTTTGGTAATCGTATTGCAGCTACTGTGACCGATGCGCTTGGTCAAAGCCGTACTAGTCATACGGGTTATGACAGCTATGGGCGCTTTCCGACCAGTAAGACTAATGCGCTTAGTCAAACGGTAGAGCAGTATTTGGGAATGGATGCCTTTGGCCAACCAAGTAAAGTATTTGATATTAGTGGGGTGGCCACCACTTATGCCTACTCTCAATTTGGTACTCGCTACTTTGAGCATCATGAGACAGGTAGTCATAGCACGACCCTGAGTACATTCTGCGCTGACAGCGGTGGCTGCCCTACGGTCGCTGGTATACCGGCGCATTTTAAGGTGACTACTACCGGTATCGATAAAACAAAAACGGTAATGTACCACGATCGTCTGGGCCGGGAGATCCGCAAACAAACTCAGGACTTTCATGGTAAATCTGTATTTGTAGATACCCAGTACGATGTGCAGTCCCGTGTTAAAAAGATTTCCGATCCCTATAAAAGCGGTAGCTCTCCGCGTTGGACCTCTTACTCCTACGATATTCTAGGACGCACCACCAAAGTGGATGCACCCAGTGGCCAATGTGATAGCACCATTACCTACAATGGTCTGAGAGAAACTACTAAAAATTGTGCACAGCAAACTAAGGTTACCCAGAAAAATGTGCTCGGTGAGCTGGCCCAAGTCACTGATAACATCGGAGGAAAACTTAAGTATGAATATTTTGCTGATGGCAACCTCCGACATGTTCGTGTATTGAATAGCGGAGGCGGCGAAACTTCAGTAACCAGTATTGAATACGATAATCTGGGTCGTAAGAAACGCTTGGTAGATCCGGATAAGGGCACATGGACCTACGGCTATAACGGTTTTGGCGAGTTGGCTTGGCAGAAGGATGCCAAGGGGCAGGGTACCACCATGACCTATGATGCCCTTGGCCGTATGGTGACTCGAGCCGATTACACTAGTTTCAATTCCAGTAGCCAAACAGGCAAGCTACAGAACTTTAGCCGTTGGTACTACGACCAGGATCCTGGTTGTAATTCCAAATACCGATTCGATGGTAAACTGGTGGCCGTGGCACAAGCTTCCGTAGTTATTAACGGTAGCTGTAATACAAATATGGAGGACATTAGCTTCCTTAAGTTAATGCACTACGATATCTACGGTCGCCTGGGTGAAACTACGACGGTGCTGGGTGTACTTGATGGCGAAGGAGATTTTTATGAGAAGGTCACCTATGACAAATACAGCCGTGTCAAGCGTAGCTTTGACGCCAGTAATCAGCAGGTAGCTCGCCAACAAAATTACCTATATGGCATGGAAACTGTTTATAACAGCTATGGGTATAAGGTGGGTGTGCGGGATGTGAAGGCTCCTGCCGGGCAGGGTTACTACTACCGTGTGAAGCGCATGAACCTGCGCGGACAGGTAGAAGAAGTATTGTTGGGTAATGGCCTCACAACCACTTATGAGTATCACCCACAGCACTATCGCCTCACCAGTATCCTCACAGATATTAATCCTGGGGTAGGTCAAGTGCAGAATCTGCATTACGACTGGAATGCTATCGGCAACCTTTTGTCTAAAACCGATCTCAGTGGAGATGGTAGTTACAGCAAGGATCTACAGGAAAGTTTTGAGTACGATGGCCTGAACCGCCTGCGCTATGCACGGCTCTATAGTGGCGGTAGCGAAGCTAGCGTGCAGGAAGTGCGTTACAACGATGCCGGAAACATCAGATTTAAAAGTGGGGTTGGAAATTATAGTTACGATAGTGCTCGACCTCATGCTGTGACAAAAGCTGGAAGCCTTAGTTATGAATACGATGAAAATGGCAACATGGTGCGAGGTTCAAATAACCGCATAAGGGAATATACGGTATTTGATAAGCCAAGTTTACTCACCAAAGATAGTCATAAAACCCGCCTTTATTATGGTCCCGACCGTAGTCGCTTCAAGCGTGTGGACGACAATGGCAAAGGTACTGTGACTACCTTGCAGATCGGCAGCGTCGAGAAAGTGATTGAGCGCAGTACTTCCGGTGCCCATATAAAGAGCTTCTATCGCCGCAATATTGCGGGGGTCGCTGTTGAGCGAGTACAACTAAATGCATCGGATGAAATTGCCGGTACTAGCACTCAGTATTTACACAAAGACCTACAGGGCTCCCTGGATGTCATTACTGATAGTAAGGGGCAGGTTGCAGAAGATGCTGCAGGTAACAAGTTGCTATACAGCTTTGATGCCTGGGGCAAACGCCGCAACCCGTTGAACTGGGAGCGTATCGGTTCTGGCCCCTCGAATACGGTTAAGACTTTAAACGTTGGTGCTTTTAATCATTTAAGTAGTAACCGTGGTTACACAGGTCATGAAATGATGGATGAGGTGGGCCTTATTCATATGAATGGTCGGGTGTACGATCCCAACCTGTCACGCTTCTTAACAGCGGATCCGATCATTGATGGTATTACTTCTGTCCAAGGCTACAATCGTTATGCCTATGTGCACAATAATCCGCTGACTTATACGGATCCTTCTGGGTATAGTTCCTGGAATAAGTGGAGAGACTCTGTAGTAAAGCCGGTGGTCGCAGTTGTGATCGCAATCTATACCGGTGGCCAAGCCCTAGCAGCACTGAATACTGCTCAGGGATTAACTGCGGCTGCAGCTGCCTCTGCAGCTCAGGGAATGACAGCCAATGCATTTATGTATTTAACTGCAGCTAACAGTGCAATGGCATCTGCAGTTGGTTGGGCTGCAATTGGTGGTGCGATTGCAGGTGGTCTTAATGGTGGAGCAAGGGGGGCGTTTGTCGGAGCCTTTACCTCTGTTGCCTCCATGGGAATTGGTCAGGCATTTCAAGCTGGGCGCTCTATAGGTCATACTGCAGCAAACATTACTTCTCATGCATTAATGGGTGGTGTTGGTGCGACCCTTGGAGGAGGGAAGTTTGCTCATGGCTTCCTCAGTGCGGGCTTTAATGGAATCGCCAAGCTTGGGGTGTCCATGATACCGGGAGAGGGCTTTAGTCCTTTGCGAGTATCAGCAATGGCTGTTGTCGGTGGAACAATTTCTAATACAACGGGTGGTAAATTTGTGAATGGAGCTGTAACTGGAGCTATTCAGCAGGCCTTCAATGGGGAGTTTAGCCGTGATAACCACAGGTTTTGGAAGGTAAAATTAGAAAAATCTTTGATGGTGGATGGAGAAATACCTAAGTCTTGTAGTTGGATGGCAGTTTGTAATGCTACATTTTTAGAAGATTCACTTCATGTTGAGCCGGATGGAAGTATTGGGCCTTTATCAGATGGAGAAAATACTAAGTTAGGGGTTTTTGCCTGTGGAATCAGTTCTTGTTCCTCTGAGGCAGAGATTGAGGTTCATTTCTTGAGAGCAATGGTTACAAAGTTCCAAATTGAAAGAAAGGGAGTAAATCCGTCCTTAGTACTTTATGGGCAAAATGATGTGAGGATTTCGTTGAATCAAACAGGTGTAAGATATGAACCCTTTGTTGTGACAGATTTTAATTATCATAAGTTCAATCATTTTAGCGGTCAGCTTGGGTTGGGAGATATGTTGAATGAACTTGCGAATGACTAA
- a CDS encoding DUF2970 domain-containing protein — protein MQENNKKRARKPGLGQIVLSTLAGAIGVQSNKNREKDFQSGSMMHFVVAGIVFTILFVLTLILIVKTVLGNMG, from the coding sequence ATGCAGGAAAATAATAAGAAACGAGCAAGGAAGCCCGGACTAGGCCAGATTGTACTAAGCACTTTGGCAGGGGCCATTGGAGTTCAGAGCAACAAGAACCGAGAGAAGGACTTTCAAAGCGGCAGCATGATGCACTTTGTTGTCGCCGGAATTGTCTTCACCATTTTGTTTGTCTTAACCCTGATACTGATCGTAAAGACCGTACTGGGCAATATGGGCTAA